One window of the Bombus pyrosoma isolate SC7728 linkage group LG5, ASM1482585v1, whole genome shotgun sequence genome contains the following:
- the LOC122567364 gene encoding single-strand selective monofunctional uracil DNA glycosylase isoform X1 has translation MSNSRKTKTRRDSDSVDINPKRMKSEDEDNSEKKENSIVTSDASLENISEQLLSVEYNLATELRKITFRLPVEYVYSPLEYAFNIHTMYVQKYCNTVKKILFLGMNPGPWGMSQTGVPFGEISMVRDWLKISGPVGKPAKEQPNRKVAGFQCTRSEISGKRLWGLFQELCKSPEKFFEHAYIHNYCPIALMNKKGCNITPAEMKGPEIQILHSACDKALADVIKILKVEIVIGIGGYAEKRAQLVVQSSKLPVKVLCLPHPSPRAVNNKNWSEKATQKLSEFGLLECFTA, from the exons ATGTCGAATTCTAGAAAAACCAAAACAAGACGTGATAGTGATTCAGTAGATATTAATCCTAAAAGAATGAAATCAGAAGACGAAGATAATtcagaaaaaaaggaaaatagtaTAGTTACAAGTGATGCTTCACTTGAAAACATTTCTGAACAATTATTGTCAGTGGAATATAATTTGGCTACTGagttaagaaaaattacattccGTTTGCCAGTAGAGTATGTTTATAGTCCACTTGAATATGCATTTAATATACACACTATGTATGTACAAAAGTATTGTAATACtgttaagaaaatattgtttcttgGAATGAATCCTGGTCCTTGGGGTATGTCCCAAACTGGTGTTCCATTTGGAGAGATAAGTATGGTTCGCGATTGGTTAAAAATTTCTGGACCTGTTGGAAAACCAGCCAAAGAACAGCCAAATAGAAAAGTAGCTGGATTTCAATGTACCCGTAGCGAAATCAGCGGGAAAAGATTATGGGGTCTTTTTCAAGAATTATGTAAAAGTCCAGAGAAATTCTTTGAacatgcatatatacataattattgcCCTATTgcattaatgaataaaaaaggCTGTAATATTACACCAGCAGAAATGAAG GGACCAGAGATACAAATCTTACATTCTGCTTGTGACAAGGCATTAGCAGATGTAATTAAGattttaaaagttgaaattgtAATTGGCATTGGTGGATATGCAGAGAAACGAGCACAATTAGTAGTTCAATCTTCAAAATTACCTGTGAAG GTTTTATGTTTACCTCATCCAAGTCCACGTGctgtgaataataaaaattggagtGAAAAAGCAACACAAAAGTTAAGTGAGTTTGGATTACTTGAATGTTTTACAGCTTAA
- the LOC122567364 gene encoding single-strand selective monofunctional uracil DNA glycosylase isoform X2, whose amino-acid sequence MSNSRKTKTRRDSDSVDINPKRMKSEDEDNSEKKENSIVTSDASLENISEQLLSVEYNLATELRKITFRLPVEYVYSPLEYAFNIHTMYVQKYCNTVKKILFLGMNPGPWGMSQTGVPFGEISMVRDWLKISGPVGKPAKEQPNRKVAGFQCTRSEISGKRLWGLFQELCKSPEKFFEHAYIHNYCPIALMNKKGCNITPAEMKGPEIQILHSACDKALADVIKILKVEIVIGIGGYAEKRAQLVVQSSKLPVKVLCLPHPSPRAVNNKNWSEKATQKLISGVKHGLHN is encoded by the exons ATGTCGAATTCTAGAAAAACCAAAACAAGACGTGATAGTGATTCAGTAGATATTAATCCTAAAAGAATGAAATCAGAAGACGAAGATAATtcagaaaaaaaggaaaatagtaTAGTTACAAGTGATGCTTCACTTGAAAACATTTCTGAACAATTATTGTCAGTGGAATATAATTTGGCTACTGagttaagaaaaattacattccGTTTGCCAGTAGAGTATGTTTATAGTCCACTTGAATATGCATTTAATATACACACTATGTATGTACAAAAGTATTGTAATACtgttaagaaaatattgtttcttgGAATGAATCCTGGTCCTTGGGGTATGTCCCAAACTGGTGTTCCATTTGGAGAGATAAGTATGGTTCGCGATTGGTTAAAAATTTCTGGACCTGTTGGAAAACCAGCCAAAGAACAGCCAAATAGAAAAGTAGCTGGATTTCAATGTACCCGTAGCGAAATCAGCGGGAAAAGATTATGGGGTCTTTTTCAAGAATTATGTAAAAGTCCAGAGAAATTCTTTGAacatgcatatatacataattattgcCCTATTgcattaatgaataaaaaaggCTGTAATATTACACCAGCAGAAATGAAG GGACCAGAGATACAAATCTTACATTCTGCTTGTGACAAGGCATTAGCAGATGTAATTAAGattttaaaagttgaaattgtAATTGGCATTGGTGGATATGCAGAGAAACGAGCACAATTAGTAGTTCAATCTTCAAAATTACCTGTGAAG GTTTTATGTTTACCTCATCCAAGTCCACGTGctgtgaataataaaaattggagtGAAAAAGCAACACAAAAGTTAA TTTCAGGTGTGAAACATGGGCTACATAACTGA
- the LOC122567367 gene encoding tRNA-specific adenosine deaminase 2: MDFLSWMNVALQKANDSLKSGEVPVGCLFIYNNDVIATGNNTVNETRNATRHAEINCIDQVLESCNIKDLSYKNVFYDTDVIVTVEPCIMCTSALCQLQVRNIIYGCGNDRFGGCISVFEVPKLYNSRTKIIGGIKGTEAMTLLKEFYKGTNPNVPESKFKKDRKKKDT; encoded by the coding sequence ATGGATTTTTTAAGTTGGATGAATGTTGCTTTACAAAAGGCAAATGATTCACTAAAATCTGGTGAAGTTCCAGTTGgctgtttatttatatataacaatgaTGTCATTGCTACAGGTAATAATACAGTTAACGAAACTCGCAATGCAACTCGACATgcagaaataaattgtatagaTCAAGTTTTAGAGTCCTGTAACATAAAAGATTTAagctataaaaatgttttttatgaTACTGATGTTATTGTTACCGTAGAACCATGTATAATGTGTACATCTGCATTATGTCAACTACAGgtacgtaacattatatatgGTTGTGGAAACGATCGTTTTGGTGGATGTATAAGTGTTTTTGAAGTACCAAAACTTTATAATTCAAGAACAAAGATAATAGGAGGTATTAAAGGTACTGAAGCAATGACattgttaaaagaattttataaaggTACAAATCCAAATGTACCtgaatcaaaatttaaaaaagaccGTAAAAAGAAGGAcacataa
- the LOC122567357 gene encoding probable tubulin polyglutamylase ttll-15 isoform X2 produces MSSKQNVNESTIYTQMMNLKVKTLLNIFLYSITGPIILYCFFCFLYYHENLRNTQLSTAEIKEKNPLYRVYTKSNDTEYLKHVFLVLERLGFKQTNDALNWDLLWAHDYPFRSLSSSLKKLKAHQRVNHIPGCGYITNKVDLSTAEGRYILPAFKIPEQSSEFLLYANEHPEKMFVQKSNDHRGISIKNVSDINVAETGSFVQEFIQRPFLIDGYKFDIGIYTVITSVDPLRVYIYKGDVLFRFCPVKYYPFDPEVLDKYVVGDDYLPIWNVPSLKHYYTKLKFSMKDSFDAYVRMQAKDPEKVWSGVREAIREITLSKEIYIREVIKRFGNGRNFFELIRIDFALDENLNVYTMEANMSPNLSSAHYLPNQLLYEQVIFNLFSLVGIGQRIRKDSLKIRNRMEEEMEVAEKNIMVLPELCIECNDCFRVECQLCSPCFTPETKLILSQSYLENQNKMDFQRIFPPPIDSKT; encoded by the exons ATGTCTAGTAAACAg AATGTTAATGAATCTACAATATATACCCAAATGATGAACTTAAAAGTGAAAacacttttaaatatatttttatattctataacaggtccaataattttatattgtttcttctgttttttatACTACCATGAAAACTTAAGAAATACGCAATTAAGTACggcagaaataaaagaaaagaatccaTTATATCGAGTATACACGAAAAGTAACGATactgaatatttaaaacatgtATTTCTTGTATTGGAACGTTTGGGATTTAAACAAACCAATGATGCACTTAATTGGGATTTATTGTGGGCACATGACTACCCATTTAGAAGTTTAAGTTCTAGCTTAAAGAAGTTAAAAGCTCATCAACGTGTTAATCATATTCCCGGTTGCGGATATATTACGAATAAGGTGGATTTATCAACCGCGGAAGGTCGCTACATTTTACCAGCATTTAAGATACCAGAACAAAGCAGCGAATTTCTTTTGTATGCTAATGAGCATCCAGAAAAGATGTTTGTACAAAAGTCGAATGATCATCGGGGTATTAGCATAAAAAATGTGAGCGATATAAATGTTGCAGAAACTGGATCTTTTGTACAAGAATTTATACAGCGACCATTTCTCATAGATggatataaatttgatattggAATATACACCGTGATCACGTCCGTTGATCCTCTtagagtatatatatacaaaggTGATGTGCTCTTTAGATTCTGCCCTGTAAAATATTATCCATTTGACCCTGAAGTTTTAGACAAATATGTAGTTGGCGATGATTACTTGCCGATTTGGAATGTTCCATCTTTGAAACATTATTATACTAAATTGAAGTTTTCAATGAAAGATTCGTTCGATGCATATGTACGTATGCAAGCAAAAGATCCTGAAAAAGTTTGGAGTGGTGTACGCGAAGCAATCAGAGAAATTACTTTGTCAAAAGAGATTTATATTAGAGAAGTTATAAAACGTTtcggaaatggaagaaattttttcgaattaattagaatCGATTTTGCACTCGATGagaatttaaatgtttataccATGGAGGCAAATATGTCTCCAAATTTATCTTCAGCGCATTATCTGCCAAATCAATTACTTTATGAACAAGTtatatttaacttattttcGTTAGTTGGTATAGGACAAAGAATCAGGAaagattctttgaaaataag GAACAGAATGGAGGAAGAAATGGAAGTAGCTGAGAAGAATATAATGGTTTTGCCAGAACTTTGCATAGAATGTAATGACTGTTTTCGCGTAGAATGTCAGTTATGTAGCCCATGTTTCACACCTGAAACTAAATTGATTTTATCTCAAAGTTATTTGGAAAATcagaataaaatggattttCAAAGGATCTTTCCACCTCCCATA GACTCTAAAACTTGA
- the LOC122567357 gene encoding probable tubulin polyglutamylase ttll-15 isoform X1: MSSKQNVNESTIYTQMMNLKVKTLLNIFLYSITGPIILYCFFCFLYYHENLRNTQLSTAEIKEKNPLYRVYTKSNDTEYLKHVFLVLERLGFKQTNDALNWDLLWAHDYPFRSLSSSLKKLKAHQRVNHIPGCGYITNKVDLSTAEGRYILPAFKIPEQSSEFLLYANEHPEKMFVQKSNDHRGISIKNVSDINVAETGSFVQEFIQRPFLIDGYKFDIGIYTVITSVDPLRVYIYKGDVLFRFCPVKYYPFDPEVLDKYVVGDDYLPIWNVPSLKHYYTKLKFSMKDSFDAYVRMQAKDPEKVWSGVREAIREITLSKEIYIREVIKRFGNGRNFFELIRIDFALDENLNVYTMEANMSPNLSSAHYLPNQLLYEQVIFNLFSLVGIGQRIRKDSLKIRNRMEEEMEVAEKNIMVLPELCIECNDCFRVECQLCSPCFTPETKLILSQSYLENQNKMDFQRIFPPPITKDMILKDYTIKNQLLVRWYQGKCKLDHSWCS, from the exons ATGTCTAGTAAACAg AATGTTAATGAATCTACAATATATACCCAAATGATGAACTTAAAAGTGAAAacacttttaaatatatttttatattctataacaggtccaataattttatattgtttcttctgttttttatACTACCATGAAAACTTAAGAAATACGCAATTAAGTACggcagaaataaaagaaaagaatccaTTATATCGAGTATACACGAAAAGTAACGATactgaatatttaaaacatgtATTTCTTGTATTGGAACGTTTGGGATTTAAACAAACCAATGATGCACTTAATTGGGATTTATTGTGGGCACATGACTACCCATTTAGAAGTTTAAGTTCTAGCTTAAAGAAGTTAAAAGCTCATCAACGTGTTAATCATATTCCCGGTTGCGGATATATTACGAATAAGGTGGATTTATCAACCGCGGAAGGTCGCTACATTTTACCAGCATTTAAGATACCAGAACAAAGCAGCGAATTTCTTTTGTATGCTAATGAGCATCCAGAAAAGATGTTTGTACAAAAGTCGAATGATCATCGGGGTATTAGCATAAAAAATGTGAGCGATATAAATGTTGCAGAAACTGGATCTTTTGTACAAGAATTTATACAGCGACCATTTCTCATAGATggatataaatttgatattggAATATACACCGTGATCACGTCCGTTGATCCTCTtagagtatatatatacaaaggTGATGTGCTCTTTAGATTCTGCCCTGTAAAATATTATCCATTTGACCCTGAAGTTTTAGACAAATATGTAGTTGGCGATGATTACTTGCCGATTTGGAATGTTCCATCTTTGAAACATTATTATACTAAATTGAAGTTTTCAATGAAAGATTCGTTCGATGCATATGTACGTATGCAAGCAAAAGATCCTGAAAAAGTTTGGAGTGGTGTACGCGAAGCAATCAGAGAAATTACTTTGTCAAAAGAGATTTATATTAGAGAAGTTATAAAACGTTtcggaaatggaagaaattttttcgaattaattagaatCGATTTTGCACTCGATGagaatttaaatgtttataccATGGAGGCAAATATGTCTCCAAATTTATCTTCAGCGCATTATCTGCCAAATCAATTACTTTATGAACAAGTtatatttaacttattttcGTTAGTTGGTATAGGACAAAGAATCAGGAaagattctttgaaaataag GAACAGAATGGAGGAAGAAATGGAAGTAGCTGAGAAGAATATAATGGTTTTGCCAGAACTTTGCATAGAATGTAATGACTGTTTTCGCGTAGAATGTCAGTTATGTAGCCCATGTTTCACACCTGAAACTAAATTGATTTTATCTCAAAGTTATTTGGAAAATcagaataaaatggattttCAAAGGATCTTTCCACCTCCCATA ACAAAAGatatgatattaaaagattacacaataaaaaatcaattactTGTCAGATGGTACCAAGGCAAGTGTAAATTAGATCATTCATGGTGTTCATAA
- the LOC122567371 gene encoding 40S ribosomal protein S29 isoform X2: MGFQNIWYSHPRKYGQGSRSCRACANRHGLIRKYGLNICRQCFREYAADIGFKKV, from the exons ATGGGATTCCAAAACATTTGGTATTCACATCCACGTAAATATGGACAAGGATCTAGATCTTG TCGTGCTTGTGCGAACAGGCATGGtttgataagaaaatatgGATTGAACATTTGTAGGCAATGCTTCAGGGAATATGCTGCCGATATTGGCTTCaaaaaggtataa
- the LOC122567371 gene encoding 40S ribosomal protein S29 isoform X1 has translation MGFQNIWYSHPRKYGQGSRSCRACANRHGLIRKYGLNICRQCFREYAADIGFKKLD, from the exons ATGGGATTCCAAAACATTTGGTATTCACATCCACGTAAATATGGACAAGGATCTAGATCTTG TCGTGCTTGTGCGAACAGGCATGGtttgataagaaaatatgGATTGAACATTTGTAGGCAATGCTTCAGGGAATATGCTGCCGATATTGGCTTCaaaaag cTGGATTAA
- the LOC122567368 gene encoding transmembrane protein 256 homolog isoform X1 yields MKVMYYLNPLTHVSLIGQTASYIWESIEAVPKQLGLKPRVEVKMPPPVPLWKLAAATGPFVKLAAFSGAAATILGAYGSHKEYPEHEKVDRKQVFETASRYHFIHTLAMLGLPLCRSPYVAATFLLSGIVLFCGTCYYSAFTGDKQYNRLTPVGGICFILGWLSMCI; encoded by the exons ATGAAAGTTATGTACTATTTAAATCCGCTAACTCATGTTAGTTTAATTGGACAAACAGCATCGTACATTTGGGAATCGATTGAAGCA GTACCAAAGCAATTAGGTTTAAAACCAAGAGTAGAAGTAAAAATGCCACCACCAGTGCCCTTATGGAAGTTGGCTGCAGCTACAGGACCATTTGTTAAACTTGCTGCATTTAGTGGTGCTGCAGCCACAATTCTTGGTGCTTATGGTTCTCATA AGGAATATCCAGAGCATGAGAAAGTAGATCGGAAGCAAGTATTTGAAACTGCAAGTCGttatcattttattcataCATTAGCAATGTTAGGATTACCTCTTTGCAGATCACCTTATGTG gCTGCAACATTCCTACTTTCTGGAATAGTACTGTTCTGTGGGACTTGCTATTATTCTGCATTTACTGGTGACAAACAATACAATAGATTAACACCAGTAGGTGGTATATGTTTCATACTAGGATGGTTAAGCatgtgtatttaa
- the LOC122567368 gene encoding transmembrane protein 256 homolog isoform X2 produces the protein MPPPVPLWKLAAATGPFVKLAAFSGAAATILGAYGSHKEYPEHEKVDRKQVFETASRYHFIHTLAMLGLPLCRSPYVAATFLLSGIVLFCGTCYYSAFTGDKQYNRLTPVGGICFILGWLSMCI, from the exons ATGCCACCACCAGTGCCCTTATGGAAGTTGGCTGCAGCTACAGGACCATTTGTTAAACTTGCTGCATTTAGTGGTGCTGCAGCCACAATTCTTGGTGCTTATGGTTCTCATA AGGAATATCCAGAGCATGAGAAAGTAGATCGGAAGCAAGTATTTGAAACTGCAAGTCGttatcattttattcataCATTAGCAATGTTAGGATTACCTCTTTGCAGATCACCTTATGTG gCTGCAACATTCCTACTTTCTGGAATAGTACTGTTCTGTGGGACTTGCTATTATTCTGCATTTACTGGTGACAAACAATACAATAGATTAACACCAGTAGGTGGTATATGTTTCATACTAGGATGGTTAAGCatgtgtatttaa